The following DNA comes from Chloroflexota bacterium.
TGAGATTGCTCACGATGGCTTTCAAGCACTCTCACTGGTGTCGCAGAATCAGCCTGATCTGATTGTCCTTGACATTCTTATGCCGGGCCTCGACGGCTTGCGCGTATGCAAACGCATTCGCCAGGAAAGCGCCGTGCCCATACTCATGCTCACTGCCAAGGATGAGTTGTCCGACCGTGTCGTGGGTTTGGATAGCGGCGCGGATGACTACTTGGTCAAGCCATTTGAGCTAGAAGAGCTCTTCGCCCGCATTCGCGCCCTGCTGCGCCGCAGTACTTCCGCGGAAGACGAAGTGCTTCACTTCGCAGACCTCACGCTCGATACCGCCGGCCGGCGTGCGCAGCGCAGCAATAAGACGTTCGACCTGACTGCTACAGAATATGAACTCCTCCTCCTCTTCATGCAGAATCCGCGACGTGTGCTGCCACGGCACTACATCATGGAGAAAGTATGGGGCTACGACTTTGAGGGAGAGTCTAATGTCTTGGAAGTATATGTCGGCTACCTGCGGCAAAAGCTCGAGGCGGACGGAGGCTCCCGCATTATCTATACGGTGCGCGGTGTCGGATACGTACTACGCGAGACATAACTCATGTCATTGCGTCTCCGCCTTACGTTCCTGGCAGGGAGCGTACTTGCAATTACGCTCGTTGTTTACTATGCCCTGACGTACATTCTCATTTCTCGCGCGATCTATGGCGAGATCGATCAAGCCCTCGAAACTCAGACGCGTGAGGCACTACTCTTTACGCAAACGCGCTCCACCCAGCAAGGTTTGCAAATCGTGCTGCGGCCGGAATACAGCGACGCATTCGCTCATTCCGGCATATTCTTACAGGTGGTTGGCAGCGACGGCAAGGTCCTCTCTCGGTCCACAAACCTTAGCGATGAGCAGCTCCCAAGTGGCAACGACGTTTTGGAACGAGCTCGCAAGGGTCAGCCTTTCATCGAAACTGCATCAATTCGTGGGACTCCCCTGCGCATTTACCACCACCCCTATGTCGTCCAAGGGCGGCTGGTCAGCATGCTCCAGCTCGCCCGTTCGCTTACCGACGTGGAAACGAGTTTGCGCGAACTGCGCCTGATCATCCTCGTTGGTGGCGGCGCCAGCATTATCGCGGCAATGGGCTTGGCATACCTCATTGCGCACGCTGGCCTGCTGCCATTAGAACGCCTCGCGCAGGCTGCCCAGGTGATTGGGCAGACGCAAGACCTCAGTAAACGGGTGCCGCAAGCCGGCGCACGTGATGAAGTAGGCCGACTTGCGGAAACCTTCAACACCATGCTTGACCGACTTCAGAGCAGCTACGCTCGGGTAGCTGAGGCGCTTGCGGCCCAGCGGCGCCTCGTGGCCGACGCCTCGCACGAACTCCGGACTCCTTTGACGGTGATTCGCGGCAATGTGGCGCTGCTGCGGGATATACCAGATCTCTCGGATGAGGAACGCACGGCCGCGCTCAACGACATAGCGGTAGAGTCGGAACGCATGAGCCGTCTGGTTTCAGACATGCTGGCCTTGGCACGGGCCGATGCCGGACAGACCGTGCGGCGCGAACGGGTGGACATAAATGAGATTGCTGCGGACGTTTGTCGTCAGGCGCCGTACTTCAACGCCATGGTAGCAGTTCGATTGAACGCGACCGGTGAAGATGTCTGCATAATGGGTGACCCGGACTTGCTCCGCCAATTGGTGCTCATCTTGCTTGATAATGCACTAAAGTACACACCGGCAGGAGGCACGGTCACCATCGACACAGCGAGCGAATTGCACGCGGTGCGTCTAATTGTGAAAGACACCGGCATCGGCATGCGAGAGTCGGACATCGCCAGCGCATTCGACCGCTTTTTCCAGGCGGACAGTACCCGCCACTCAGGCGGGTTTGGACTGGGACTCTCTATCGCAAAATGGATTGTGGAGGCCCATGGTGCTAGACTTGACATAAAGAGTGCGCCGGATCAGGGAACTACCGTAACGGTCAGATTGCCTCGCAACATGTCGGTCTTGGGTGGGGAAGTATCC
Coding sequences within:
- a CDS encoding response regulator transcription factor, whose product is MQILVVDDDQKITALLYRALSHQGYEVEIAHDGFQALSLVSQNQPDLIVLDILMPGLDGLRVCKRIRQESAVPILMLTAKDELSDRVVGLDSGADDYLVKPFELEELFARIRALLRRSTSAEDEVLHFADLTLDTAGRRAQRSNKTFDLTATEYELLLLFMQNPRRVLPRHYIMEKVWGYDFEGESNVLEVYVGYLRQKLEADGGSRIIYTVRGVGYVLRET
- a CDS encoding HAMP domain-containing sensor histidine kinase, translated to MSLRLRLTFLAGSVLAITLVVYYALTYILISRAIYGEIDQALETQTREALLFTQTRSTQQGLQIVLRPEYSDAFAHSGIFLQVVGSDGKVLSRSTNLSDEQLPSGNDVLERARKGQPFIETASIRGTPLRIYHHPYVVQGRLVSMLQLARSLTDVETSLRELRLIILVGGGASIIAAMGLAYLIAHAGLLPLERLAQAAQVIGQTQDLSKRVPQAGARDEVGRLAETFNTMLDRLQSSYARVAEALAAQRRLVADASHELRTPLTVIRGNVALLRDIPDLSDEERTAALNDIAVESERMSRLVSDMLALARADAGQTVRRERVDINEIAADVCRQAPYFNAMVAVRLNATGEDVCIMGDPDLLRQLVLILLDNALKYTPAGGTVTIDTASELHAVRLIVKDTGIGMRESDIASAFDRFFQADSTRHSGGFGLGLSIAKWIVEAHGARLDIKSAPDQGTTVTVRLPRNMSVLGGEVSAPMKAETEADDKNGAHSEHSPRREPTK